One Sphaerisporangium krabiense DNA segment encodes these proteins:
- a CDS encoding TOMM precursor leader peptide-binding protein: MRTPRVKLVHRPIALPGDRIMIGLMQYGMAAEIQDDEDGSIERLIRLMDGTRTTAQIYAEFAETHPGVTEESVGEVVDGLIAAGYVEDAGAPLPDNLTPREAARYEPARNLFAWIDPTPRASPFESQSLIKKARVALLGLGGTGSAVAAGLVSSGIGALHVADFDRVEEPNLTRQLLYTEQDIGALKVDAAVARLRAMNGLAEVTGDDTKVTGPDDVAALMDGRDVFVLCADEPHPDILAWTNEAALRTGTPWFTSFYAGPMAVVGSYFPGETGCWQCLTRQEAEREFRAHGRPLAPERPNAVVAATANISGHLCALEVLYHLTGLPAQARGRIFHWNYARWDHSYFIDFPRDPQCPACGPAAR; the protein is encoded by the coding sequence ATGCGGACTCCCCGGGTGAAGCTCGTCCACCGGCCCATCGCCCTGCCGGGTGACCGGATCATGATCGGCCTCATGCAGTACGGCATGGCGGCCGAGATCCAGGACGACGAGGACGGGTCCATCGAGCGGCTGATCCGGCTCATGGACGGCACCCGCACGACCGCCCAGATCTACGCCGAGTTCGCCGAGACCCACCCGGGGGTGACGGAAGAGAGCGTCGGCGAGGTCGTCGACGGCCTGATCGCCGCGGGGTACGTCGAGGACGCGGGCGCGCCGCTGCCGGACAACCTCACGCCGAGGGAGGCGGCACGGTACGAACCGGCCCGCAACCTGTTCGCCTGGATCGACCCCACCCCGCGCGCCTCGCCGTTCGAGTCCCAGTCCTTGATCAAGAAAGCCCGGGTCGCCCTCCTCGGCCTGGGCGGCACCGGGTCCGCGGTCGCCGCCGGGCTGGTGTCCAGCGGCATCGGCGCCCTGCACGTCGCCGACTTCGACCGGGTCGAGGAGCCGAACCTCACCCGCCAGCTCCTCTACACCGAGCAGGACATCGGCGCGCTCAAGGTGGACGCCGCCGTCGCCCGGCTCCGCGCGATGAACGGCCTGGCCGAGGTGACCGGCGACGACACCAAGGTGACCGGGCCGGACGACGTGGCCGCGCTGATGGACGGCCGGGACGTGTTCGTGCTGTGCGCCGACGAGCCCCACCCCGACATCTTGGCCTGGACCAACGAGGCCGCCCTGCGCACCGGCACCCCGTGGTTCACCAGCTTCTACGCCGGGCCGATGGCGGTGGTCGGTTCCTACTTCCCGGGCGAGACCGGCTGTTGGCAGTGCCTGACGCGGCAGGAGGCCGAGCGCGAGTTCCGCGCGCACGGCCGCCCGCTGGCGCCGGAGCGGCCGAACGCGGTGGTCGCCGCCACCGCGAACATCAGCGGCCATCTCTGCGCCCTGGAGGTGCTGTACCACCTCACCGGCCTGCCCGCCCAGGCGCGCGGGCGGATCTTCCACTGGAACTACGCGCGGTGGGACCACTCCTACTTCATCGACTTCCCCCGCGACCCGCAGTGCCCCGCCTGCGGGCCGGCCGCCCGATGA
- a CDS encoding restriction endonuclease, translating into MNTPDIPSPSGSPARRVAIRTVKILGVLAGVAGALWSVVVVVRLVVAFVVAYHVVILIVVAVAGLLAVAWGITKEVQRHRAAVLEEQIRDRARWELVDAMSGPAFEDFVADLLRRDGRRDVCRIGRSHDRGVDIVARGEDGAKIAVQCKRQVGRVGADRVRNLIGAVNGATYRDHRAVLVTSSTFTRPAFQEAEGMVLLVDRHALGRWMKGERLKV; encoded by the coding sequence ATGAACACCCCCGATATCCCTTCTCCCAGCGGCTCGCCCGCTCGGCGTGTCGCGATCCGCACCGTGAAAATCCTCGGGGTCCTTGCCGGGGTGGCCGGAGCGCTGTGGTCGGTGGTCGTCGTGGTCCGGCTGGTCGTCGCCTTCGTCGTGGCGTACCACGTCGTCATCCTCATCGTCGTGGCCGTCGCGGGTCTTTTGGCCGTCGCTTGGGGGATCACCAAGGAGGTGCAGAGGCACAGGGCCGCGGTCTTGGAGGAACAGATCCGCGACCGCGCGCGATGGGAGCTGGTCGACGCGATGAGCGGCCCCGCCTTCGAGGATTTCGTCGCGGACCTCCTGCGCCGCGATGGGCGCCGCGATGTGTGCCGCATCGGTCGTAGCCACGACAGGGGCGTGGACATCGTGGCGCGCGGCGAGGACGGCGCCAAGATCGCGGTGCAGTGCAAGCGTCAGGTCGGCAGGGTGGGCGCCGACCGGGTACGCAACCTCATCGGCGCCGTGAACGGCGCGACGTACCGAGATCACCGCGCCGTACTCGTCACCTCGAGCACCTTCACCCGGCCGGCCTTCCAGGAGGCGGAAGGGATGGTCTTACTGGTGGATCGCCATGCCCTCGGCCGGTGGATGAAAGGCGAACGCCTGAAGGTATGA
- a CDS encoding IclR family transcriptional regulator gives MQPKSRAVAEADAPPRENTGQAIATVERAVEVLVHFAETPAPTLGVTEIAEALGMSKAAVHRILASLRVGGLIELDLASRRYSLGVGAMRLGLAYLDRLDVRRIAGPELVALSQRTDETATLSIRTGWTRIYADQVTPAREVIMTVSLGVPYPLHAGGSSKAFLAFLPDDEIEAYLTRRPFQPFTGETVVDAPKLRDELTAIRERGWARSFGERVPGAASVAAPVFDHQRRPVAVIGLCGPQERFRDAVEACAEVLLESTVRLSGQMGGTDKEERRRPAGRPA, from the coding sequence ATGCAGCCCAAGAGCCGCGCGGTGGCGGAGGCCGACGCGCCCCCGCGTGAGAACACCGGACAGGCGATCGCGACGGTCGAGCGGGCGGTAGAGGTGCTGGTGCACTTCGCCGAGACCCCCGCGCCGACCCTCGGCGTCACCGAGATCGCCGAGGCCCTCGGCATGTCGAAGGCGGCCGTCCACCGCATCCTCGCCTCGCTGCGCGTCGGCGGGCTCATCGAGCTGGACCTCGCGAGCCGCCGCTACTCGCTCGGCGTGGGCGCCATGCGCCTCGGCCTGGCCTACCTGGACCGCCTGGACGTGCGGCGCATCGCCGGGCCCGAGCTGGTGGCGCTGTCCCAGCGCACCGACGAGACCGCGACACTGTCCATCCGCACCGGCTGGACCCGCATCTACGCCGACCAGGTCACTCCGGCTCGCGAGGTCATCATGACCGTCTCCCTCGGTGTGCCGTACCCGCTGCACGCGGGCGGCTCGTCCAAGGCGTTCCTCGCCTTCTTACCGGACGACGAGATCGAGGCGTATCTGACGCGGCGTCCGTTCCAGCCCTTCACCGGCGAGACCGTCGTGGACGCCCCCAAGCTGCGCGACGAGCTCACGGCCATCCGCGAGCGCGGGTGGGCGCGGTCGTTCGGCGAGCGCGTGCCGGGCGCCGCGTCCGTGGCCGCTCCGGTGTTCGACCACCAGCGGCGGCCCGTCGCCGTCATCGGCCTCTGCGGGCCGCAGGAGCGGTTCCGCGACGCGGTGGAAGCGTGCGCCGAGGTGCTGCTCGAATCCACCGTACGACTGTCCGGCCAGATGGGGGGGACGGACAAAGAAGAAAGGCGACGGCCGGCCGGCCGACCGGCTTGA
- a CDS encoding Xaa-Pro dipeptidyl-peptidase: protein MTLTVRSLALAVALTGVAVPAAADPPAGPVFKDGLAQPVFSSNRDDWIREEIWVEAPVDSDGDGRHDRVHAEVTRLRETETAGLRSPVVYEASPYYAGGNPITNHDVDHELHEPRRPGKGRGGDVLDPAADERLRLAGGDTGAWLNGAPVISTRYEADWLPRGFAVVHAESLGSGKSDGCPTSGGRNETIGAKAVVDWLNGRARAFDAAGAEVKATWTTGKVGMIGTSYNGTLPNAVASTGVRGLEAIVPISAISSWYDYYRANGAVVAPGGYQGEDTDVLAEYVYTRADQGICRPVIDALAAAQDRVTGDYNAFWNERNYLNGVRNVHAAVLVAHGLNDWNVKTGQAAQWYQALKARGVPHKIYLHQGGHGGPPPLDVLNRWFTRYLWDHRNGVEQDPRALVQREDRTLVPYAEWPDPAAADTALRLVPGAGGAAGDLTRAGTRPGRPVTETFVDDATQTAQALADAAASPNRLVYRSAALTGAVRLSGAPRVSLRLSFGRPSANVTALLVDYDENGKAKIVTRGWTDPQNRGSLWRTEPIRPGTPYRLDFGMQPHDYVFAPGHRLGVVLLSSDRDYTIRPAPGRVLTLDTARSGVTLPLVGAADVPPPASH, encoded by the coding sequence ATGACACTGACGGTCCGGAGCCTCGCCCTCGCCGTGGCGCTCACGGGGGTGGCCGTCCCCGCCGCGGCCGACCCTCCGGCCGGGCCGGTCTTCAAGGACGGCCTCGCCCAGCCGGTGTTCTCCTCGAACCGGGACGACTGGATCCGCGAGGAGATCTGGGTCGAGGCCCCGGTCGACAGCGACGGCGACGGGCGTCACGACCGGGTGCACGCCGAGGTCACCCGGCTCCGCGAGACCGAGACCGCCGGGCTGAGGTCGCCGGTGGTGTACGAGGCCAGCCCTTACTACGCGGGCGGCAACCCGATCACCAACCACGACGTCGACCACGAGCTCCACGAGCCGCGCCGCCCGGGCAAGGGGCGCGGCGGCGACGTGCTGGACCCGGCGGCCGACGAGCGGCTGCGGCTCGCGGGCGGCGACACCGGCGCGTGGCTGAACGGCGCCCCGGTCATCAGCACCCGGTACGAGGCGGACTGGCTGCCGCGCGGTTTCGCGGTCGTGCACGCCGAGTCGCTCGGCAGCGGGAAGTCCGACGGCTGCCCGACATCGGGCGGGCGCAACGAGACCATCGGCGCGAAGGCCGTGGTGGACTGGCTGAACGGCCGCGCGCGGGCCTTCGACGCCGCGGGCGCGGAGGTCAAGGCCACCTGGACCACCGGCAAGGTCGGCATGATCGGCACGTCGTACAACGGCACCCTGCCGAACGCGGTCGCGAGCACGGGCGTGCGCGGCCTGGAGGCGATCGTGCCGATCTCGGCGATCTCGAGCTGGTACGACTACTACCGCGCGAACGGCGCCGTCGTCGCCCCCGGCGGCTACCAGGGCGAGGACACCGACGTGCTGGCCGAGTACGTCTACACCCGTGCCGACCAGGGGATCTGCCGTCCGGTCATCGACGCCCTGGCCGCGGCGCAGGACCGGGTGACCGGCGACTACAACGCCTTCTGGAACGAGCGGAACTACCTGAACGGCGTGCGGAACGTCCACGCCGCGGTGCTGGTCGCGCACGGGCTCAACGACTGGAACGTCAAGACCGGGCAGGCGGCGCAGTGGTACCAGGCGCTGAAGGCGCGCGGGGTGCCGCACAAGATCTACCTGCACCAGGGCGGGCACGGCGGCCCGCCGCCGCTCGACGTGCTGAACCGCTGGTTCACCCGCTACCTGTGGGATCACCGCAACGGCGTGGAGCAGGACCCGCGCGCCCTGGTGCAGCGCGAGGACAGGACCCTGGTGCCGTACGCCGAGTGGCCCGACCCGGCCGCGGCGGACACCGCGCTGCGCCTGGTCCCGGGCGCCGGCGGCGCCGCCGGGGACCTCACCCGGGCCGGAACCCGTCCGGGCCGGCCGGTGACCGAGACGTTCGTGGACGACGCCACCCAGACCGCCCAGGCGCTCGCGGACGCCGCGGCGTCCCCCAACCGGCTGGTCTACAGGTCGGCGGCGCTGACCGGCGCGGTCCGGCTGAGCGGCGCGCCGCGGGTGTCGCTGCGGCTGTCTTTCGGCAGGCCGTCGGCGAACGTCACGGCGCTGCTCGTGGACTACGACGAGAACGGCAAGGCGAAGATCGTCACCCGGGGCTGGACGGACCCGCAGAACCGCGGGTCGCTGTGGCGGACCGAGCCGATCCGGCCGGGCACCCCCTACCGCCTGGACTTCGGCATGCAGCCGCACGACTACGTGTTCGCGCCCGGCCACCGGCTCGGCGTCGTGCTGCTGTCCAGCGACCGCGACTACACCATCCGCCCCGCCCCCGGCAGGGTCCTGACCCTGGACACCGCGCGGAGCGGCGTGACACTGCCCCTGGTGGGCGCCGCCGACGTGCCGCCGCCCGCGTCGCACTGA
- a CDS encoding PLP-dependent cysteine synthase family protein, whose translation MSVHATAAGAVGGTPLVRLGEVTRGLSCPVYAKLEYLNPGGSVKDRAAAAMVDDAEERGVLRPGGTIVEATSGNTGIGLAMVAARRGYACVFAMSDKSSAEKVATLRALGARVLVCQAGVPPQDPGHVRQVAQRVAAETPGAWLADQYNNAANPLAHYRSTGPEIWRQTGGAVTHLVAGVGTGGTITGTGRFLKEAGAVTVVGADPERSLYSGGDGGPYLVESIGHFLHPDADEDLWPTAYDPAVVDRFERISDRDSFHMARRLAREEGLFAGGSSGTAVAGALRVASELGPEDLVVVILPDSGHLYLSKVFDDAWMREQGMLDAPDP comes from the coding sequence GTGAGCGTCCACGCCACGGCGGCCGGGGCGGTCGGGGGGACGCCGCTGGTGCGGCTCGGGGAGGTGACGCGGGGCCTGTCCTGCCCGGTGTACGCCAAGCTGGAGTACCTGAACCCGGGCGGCAGCGTGAAGGACCGCGCCGCGGCCGCGATGGTGGACGACGCCGAGGAGCGCGGCGTGCTGCGCCCGGGCGGCACGATCGTGGAGGCGACCTCCGGCAACACGGGCATCGGCCTGGCGATGGTGGCGGCGCGGCGCGGGTACGCGTGCGTGTTCGCCATGTCCGACAAGAGCAGCGCCGAGAAGGTGGCGACGCTGCGCGCGCTCGGGGCCCGGGTCCTGGTGTGCCAGGCCGGGGTGCCGCCGCAGGACCCCGGGCACGTCCGGCAGGTCGCCCAGCGGGTGGCCGCCGAGACGCCGGGCGCGTGGCTGGCCGACCAGTACAACAACGCGGCCAACCCGCTGGCCCACTACCGGAGCACGGGCCCGGAGATCTGGCGGCAGACCGGCGGCGCGGTGACGCACCTGGTCGCCGGGGTGGGGACGGGCGGCACGATCACCGGGACGGGGCGGTTCCTGAAGGAGGCGGGCGCGGTGACCGTCGTCGGGGCCGACCCCGAACGGTCGCTGTACTCGGGCGGCGACGGCGGGCCGTACCTGGTGGAGAGCATCGGCCACTTCCTCCACCCGGACGCCGACGAGGACCTGTGGCCCACCGCCTACGACCCCGCGGTGGTGGACCGGTTCGAGCGGATCTCGGACCGGGACTCGTTCCACATGGCGCGACGGCTGGCCCGCGAGGAGGGCCTGTTCGCCGGCGGCTCCTCGGGCACGGCGGTCGCCGGCGCACTGCGCGTGGCCTCGGAACTCGGCCCCGAGGACCTGGTGGTGGTGATCCTGCCCGACTCCGGGCACCTCTACCTGTCCAAGGTCTTCGACGACGCCTGGATGCGCGAGCAGGGAATGCTCGACGCGCCGGACCCCTGA
- a CDS encoding ABC transporter ATP-binding protein, whose product MVTPAPSGMEIGVAGLTHEFALGGGRLRVLEDVTLTVQPGAFVALVGPSGSGKSTLLRLLAGLERPTSGRLTAGGVPLSGPDPGRALVFQDPTLFPWRTVRRNVEIGPQSRGLLRERHEEVTGVLELVGLTDFADAYPSQLSGGMAQRAALARALVNRPEVLLLDEPLGALDALTRLSMQRELVRLWRDRRFTAVLVTHDVDEALRLADRVVVLSARPGRVLADLPVAAPRPRDTDAAELRELRRHVLRLLGQER is encoded by the coding sequence GTGGTGACGCCCGCGCCCTCCGGGATGGAGATCGGGGTGGCGGGGCTGACCCACGAGTTCGCGCTGGGCGGCGGGCGGCTGCGCGTGCTGGAGGACGTGACGCTGACGGTGCAGCCGGGCGCGTTCGTCGCGCTGGTCGGGCCGAGCGGCAGCGGCAAGTCGACGCTGCTGCGCCTGCTCGCGGGCCTGGAGCGCCCGACGTCCGGGCGGCTGACCGCGGGCGGCGTCCCGCTGTCGGGGCCCGACCCGGGCCGGGCGCTGGTGTTCCAGGACCCGACCCTGTTCCCGTGGCGCACGGTGCGGCGTAACGTCGAGATCGGGCCGCAGTCGCGCGGCCTGCTGCGTGAGCGGCACGAGGAGGTCACGGGGGTGCTGGAGCTGGTGGGGCTCACCGACTTCGCCGACGCCTACCCGAGCCAGCTCTCCGGCGGCATGGCGCAGCGGGCCGCCCTCGCCCGTGCGCTGGTCAACCGGCCGGAGGTCCTGCTGCTGGACGAGCCGCTCGGCGCGCTGGACGCGCTGACCCGGCTGTCGATGCAGCGCGAGCTCGTGCGGCTGTGGCGGGACCGGCGGTTCACCGCGGTCCTGGTCACCCACGACGTGGACGAGGCGCTGCGGCTGGCCGACCGGGTGGTGGTGCTGTCGGCCAGGCCCGGGCGCGTGCTGGCCGACCTGCCGGTCGCCGCCCCGCGTCCGCGCGACACCGACGCGGCGGAGCTGCGCGAGCTGCGCCGCCACGTGCTGCGCCTGCTGGGGCAGGAACGGTGA
- a CDS encoding ABC transporter permease, with amino-acid sequence MTTSELDRAAARPSPPRRRAARPPAAAVFGAGVWAGVALLTVALRDRQPVTYTPVVAVLCAAVAAATLAAVALAPARARHRGPWVAAAGYWFAFWELATAKLDLLRPPYFTSPQGLAEAFWNDRALLADSFVNSLRLLVLGFAIGAASGLVAGVAMGWAPRADYWAHPILMTIGPVPGAAWLPLILVIFPTSYSGAVFMMSVSVWFPVTVLTRSGVMSVRRAYYDVAQTLGAGTRYLIWRVALPAALPQIFTGLFMGLGASFITLVIAELLGVKNGLGWYIEWTKGWAAYPRMYCAIVLMIVFCGGAMAALFRVRNRVLRWQKDLVRW; translated from the coding sequence ATGACGACCTCCGAGCTGGACCGCGCCGCGGCCAGGCCGTCGCCGCCGCGCCGGAGGGCCGCGCGCCCGCCGGCCGCGGCGGTGTTCGGGGCGGGCGTGTGGGCCGGGGTCGCGCTGCTCACCGTGGCCCTGCGCGACCGGCAGCCGGTGACGTACACGCCGGTGGTCGCCGTCCTGTGCGCCGCGGTGGCGGCGGCGACGCTGGCGGCCGTCGCGCTGGCCCCGGCGCGGGCGCGGCACCGGGGGCCGTGGGTGGCCGCGGCCGGGTACTGGTTCGCGTTCTGGGAGCTGGCGACCGCGAAGCTGGACCTGCTCAGGCCGCCGTACTTCACCTCGCCGCAGGGCCTGGCCGAGGCGTTCTGGAACGACCGCGCGCTGCTGGCCGACAGCTTCGTCAACTCGCTGCGGCTGCTCGTGCTCGGCTTCGCCATCGGCGCGGCGTCCGGCCTGGTCGCCGGGGTCGCGATGGGCTGGGCGCCGCGCGCGGACTACTGGGCGCACCCGATCCTGATGACGATCGGCCCGGTGCCGGGCGCGGCGTGGCTGCCGCTGATCCTGGTGATCTTCCCGACGAGCTACAGCGGCGCGGTGTTCATGATGAGCGTGTCGGTCTGGTTCCCGGTGACCGTGCTGACCCGCTCGGGGGTGATGTCGGTGCGCCGGGCGTACTACGACGTGGCGCAGACGCTCGGGGCGGGGACGCGGTACCTGATCTGGCGGGTGGCGCTGCCGGCCGCGCTGCCGCAGATCTTCACGGGCCTGTTCATGGGCCTCGGGGCGTCGTTCATCACGCTGGTGATCGCCGAGCTGCTGGGCGTGAAGAACGGCCTCGGCTGGTACATCGAGTGGACCAAGGGCTGGGCCGCCTACCCGCGCATGTACTGCGCCATCGTGCTGATGATCGTCTTCTGCGGCGGCGCGATGGCCGCGCTGTTCCGGGTGCGCAACCGCGTGCTGCGCTGGCAGAAGGACCTGGTCCGGTGGTGA
- a CDS encoding ABC transporter substrate-binding protein — protein sequence MSEENPAQEPRKDERLISRRSLLVGGGVAGATLAGAGALAVWAATGNRATEARSAAGRTLRIGYGGGVCEAPLYAAYTQGLFARHGLKVELVKTGGDVIKDAVGSGKLDAAPGILFSWLKPIEQGVDVKLASGLHQGCLRLITKKGGPITDIRQLKGRTIGVAAIGDSAMSFFSLDLLDAGLHPVDDVEWRVYPGDQLGQVLDSGQVQAVAASDPHGFLPQLRGIAAELANNRQGANAQHYCCTTALNGRLLREDPETAARLVRAWSEGSRWVAANPVATARLEVEHKYVAAERSDIERVLASYVFAPSAAGLKGEIGPDVVKFKRTGYLDARTDPKALADKAFADLGLDF from the coding sequence ATGTCAGAGGAGAATCCCGCACAGGAACCCCGGAAGGACGAGCGCCTGATCTCGCGGCGGTCGCTGCTGGTGGGCGGCGGCGTCGCGGGGGCCACCCTGGCCGGCGCGGGCGCGCTGGCCGTCTGGGCCGCCACCGGGAACCGGGCCACCGAGGCCCGCAGCGCCGCGGGGCGCACGCTGAGGATCGGCTACGGCGGCGGGGTGTGCGAGGCCCCGCTGTACGCCGCCTACACGCAGGGCCTGTTCGCCCGGCACGGCCTGAAGGTCGAGCTGGTGAAGACCGGCGGCGACGTGATCAAGGACGCGGTCGGGTCCGGCAAGCTGGACGCCGCGCCCGGCATCCTGTTCAGCTGGCTCAAGCCGATCGAGCAGGGCGTGGACGTCAAGCTGGCCAGTGGCCTGCACCAGGGCTGCCTGCGCCTGATCACCAAGAAGGGCGGCCCGATCACCGACATCCGGCAGCTCAAGGGCAGGACCATCGGGGTGGCCGCGATCGGCGACTCGGCCATGTCGTTCTTCTCGCTGGACCTGCTGGACGCGGGCCTGCACCCGGTGGACGACGTCGAGTGGCGGGTGTACCCGGGCGACCAGCTCGGGCAGGTCCTGGACAGCGGGCAGGTGCAGGCGGTCGCCGCCTCCGACCCTCACGGCTTCCTGCCGCAGCTCAGGGGCATCGCGGCCGAGCTGGCCAACAACCGGCAGGGCGCGAACGCGCAGCACTACTGTTGCACGACCGCCCTCAACGGCAGGCTGCTGCGCGAGGACCCCGAGACGGCCGCAAGGCTCGTGCGGGCGTGGTCGGAGGGCAGCCGCTGGGTCGCCGCGAACCCGGTCGCGACGGCCCGGCTGGAGGTGGAGCACAAGTACGTCGCGGCCGAGCGGTCCGACATCGAGCGGGTGCTGGCCAGCTACGTGTTCGCCCCGTCGGCGGCGGGGCTCAAGGGCGAGATCGGGCCGGACGTGGTGAAGTTCAAGCGGACCGGCTACCTGGACGCCAGGACCGACCCCAAGGCGCTGGCGGACAAGGCGTTCGCCGACCTCGGGCTCGACTTCTGA
- a CDS encoding acyl-CoA dehydrogenase family protein, with product MSTHRSLLTDDLLDRFAKRTAAYDRDNAFFAEDYEELRELGYLRIAVPEELGGFGLTLSEVAREQSRLAYRSPATALAINMHIYWTGAAAGVRAAGDRSLDWLLEAAARDELFASGHGEPGNDLGLGHSNVRAEPLPDGGYRFYGRKIFTSLSPAWTWLGVHALDDSDPAGPKVVHAFVRREAPGHRTVETWDTLSLRPTRSDDTILEGVEAGPAHVSRVLPAGPPQDAFILGIFGWVLPLFGAIYAAIARRAYDLAVEAARERTSKELGGRTFAHHPFVQWNIAEAALRLEAIGAQLDQVTADWDAGADHGARWVPKLFAAKYNAVEGAKQVVDLAARVYGGGALFRAGELERIIRDVQAGPFHPPNASLVHDIVGKAALGVL from the coding sequence ATGTCGACGCACCGTAGCCTGCTGACCGACGACTTACTCGACCGGTTCGCCAAGCGGACCGCCGCCTACGACCGTGACAACGCCTTCTTCGCCGAGGACTACGAGGAGCTCAGAGAGCTCGGCTACCTGCGGATCGCGGTGCCGGAGGAACTCGGCGGGTTCGGCCTCACCCTGAGCGAGGTGGCCCGCGAGCAGAGCCGCCTGGCCTACCGCTCCCCCGCCACCGCCCTCGCGATCAACATGCACATCTACTGGACCGGCGCGGCGGCGGGGGTGCGCGCCGCCGGGGACCGCTCGCTGGACTGGCTGCTGGAGGCCGCCGCCCGCGACGAGCTGTTCGCCTCCGGCCACGGCGAGCCGGGCAACGACCTCGGCCTCGGGCACTCCAACGTCCGCGCCGAGCCGCTGCCGGACGGCGGGTACCGCTTCTACGGCCGCAAGATCTTCACCTCCCTCTCCCCCGCCTGGACCTGGCTCGGGGTGCACGCGCTGGACGACTCCGACCCCGCCGGCCCGAAGGTCGTGCACGCCTTCGTGCGCAGGGAGGCGCCGGGCCACCGGACCGTCGAGACGTGGGACACGCTCAGCCTGCGGCCGACGCGCAGCGACGACACGATCCTGGAAGGCGTCGAGGCCGGGCCCGCGCACGTCTCCCGCGTCCTGCCGGCCGGGCCGCCGCAGGACGCGTTCATCCTCGGCATCTTCGGCTGGGTGCTGCCGCTGTTCGGCGCCATCTACGCCGCGATCGCCCGGCGCGCCTACGACCTGGCCGTGGAGGCGGCGCGGGAGCGCACCTCCAAGGAGCTCGGCGGGCGCACGTTCGCCCACCACCCGTTCGTCCAGTGGAACATCGCCGAGGCGGCGCTGCGGCTGGAGGCGATCGGCGCGCAGCTCGACCAGGTGACGGCCGACTGGGACGCCGGGGCCGACCACGGCGCGCGGTGGGTGCCCAAGCTGTTCGCGGCCAAGTACAACGCGGTGGAGGGCGCCAAGCAGGTCGTCGACCTGGCTGCCCGGGTGTACGGCGGCGGCGCGCTGTTCCGCGCCGGCGAGCTGGAGCGGATCATCCGGGACGTGCAGGCCGGGCCGTTCCACCCGCCGAACGCGAGCCTGGTCCACGACATCGTCGGCAAGGCCGCCCTGGGCGTGCTGTGA
- a CDS encoding lytic transglycosylase domain-containing protein, with product MRRRWIGGLALAVLVSGCGATTAAPREPAPAPPAASPAPSASAADESGDAGSEGSAGTATSPVRPSASTEALDAPPAPDAAIPTSPDRLAKAVVTTEAALKRAIDDWRGDDGKAGGEPPEAVVLWSLHQQRLYRVLGHDAGLTRRTLARLPAAVADRARDNAEAARDLFDLTRPTSTPGRFRTQEPPRAEDLRGYMRGAERRFGVDWEVLAAVMLVETKFGRLRSPSSAGAQGPMQFMPATWKAYGLGGDVHDPRDAVTGAANYLRASGAPGDYRRALYAYNHDRRYVDAVQRYARQIRRDARAYYAYHSWQVFVLTTKGDLRLTGP from the coding sequence ATGAGACGGCGGTGGATCGGCGGGCTGGCCCTCGCGGTGCTGGTCTCCGGCTGCGGGGCGACGACGGCCGCGCCACGCGAACCCGCCCCCGCGCCACCGGCGGCGTCCCCCGCCCCCTCGGCGAGCGCCGCGGACGAATCAGGCGACGCCGGCTCGGAAGGCTCCGCGGGGACGGCGACCTCGCCCGTCCGGCCGTCCGCGTCCACGGAGGCGCTGGACGCGCCCCCCGCGCCGGACGCCGCGATCCCCACCTCCCCCGACCGGCTGGCCAAGGCCGTGGTCACCACCGAGGCGGCGCTCAAGCGCGCGATCGACGACTGGCGCGGCGACGACGGCAAGGCCGGCGGCGAGCCGCCCGAGGCGGTCGTCCTGTGGTCGCTGCACCAGCAACGCCTGTACCGGGTGCTCGGGCACGACGCCGGGCTGACCCGGCGCACGCTCGCGCGCCTCCCTGCCGCCGTGGCCGACCGGGCGCGCGACAACGCCGAGGCGGCGCGCGACCTGTTCGACCTCACCCGCCCGACCTCCACGCCCGGCAGGTTCCGCACGCAGGAGCCGCCGCGCGCCGAAGACCTGCGCGGGTACATGCGCGGCGCCGAGCGCAGGTTCGGCGTGGACTGGGAGGTCCTGGCCGCCGTGATGCTCGTGGAGACGAAGTTCGGCCGGCTGCGCTCGCCGAGCTCGGCGGGCGCCCAGGGGCCGATGCAGTTCATGCCCGCGACGTGGAAGGCGTACGGCCTCGGCGGCGACGTGCACGACCCGCGCGACGCCGTGACGGGGGCGGCCAACTACCTGCGCGCGTCGGGCGCGCCGGGCGACTACCGGCGGGCGCTGTACGCCTACAACCACGACCGCCGCTACGTCGACGCCGTGCAGCGGTACGCCCGCCAGATCAGGCGCGACGCGCGCGCCTACTACGCGTACCACAGCTGGCAGGTCTTCGTCCTCACCACCAAGGGCGACCTCCGCCTCACCGGCCCGTGA